The genomic DNA AACGGCAGAGACTTCCTCCTCTTCAAGTACGAAGAGGGTTGCAGCATCACCACTCCCACCAAGTGCACCTTGGGCTACGGCTGGGGTGACCCCCACTACGTCACCTTCGACGGCATCGCCTACGACTTCCAGGGCTACGGCGAGTTCATCCTCACCGAGGCCACCACGGGAGACCTCACCCTCCAGGCACGCCAGAAGCCCTGGAACGGCTCACCTCATGTTAGCGTCTTCTCCGCCTTCGCCACCAAGCTCGGCGGTGACCGCGTGGGCTTCTACCTGGGCGCCAACCCTCCGGTGAAGGTCAACGGCGTGCCCGTCTCCGTCTCCGGAGAACTCATCCTTACTGGCGGCGGCCGCATCCGCCAGCAGGGCACCACCTACACCCTCGTCTGGCCCACGGGCGACCACCTCACCCTCACCCCCGAGAGCAACTACGTCAACGCCCACCTGCGCCTGGCGCCCTCCCGCGCTGGCAAGATGCGGGGCCCCCTGGGCAACTTCAACGGCAACCGCTCCGACGAGTTCGCCCTGCGCAACGGCACGCCCCTTCCCCCCTCACTCTCCTTCACCCAGATGTACACGGGGCCGTCCTCCTATGTGAACAGCTGGCGCATCGCCCAGGCCGAGTCCCTCTTCGACTACGGCCCGGGCGAGAGTTCCGCCTTCTTCACCAACTTCGACTTCCCCTCCACCCCTCCACCCCTCCCCACGCCCACCCAGCAGCAACAGGCACAGCAAATCTGCCAGGGCGCGGGCGTGACGGACCCAGCCACCCTCAACGGCTGCATCACCGACGTAGTCAGCACGGGTGATACCTCGTTCGCCACCGGCGCGGCGTCCACCCAGGGCAGTGCGCAACAGGGCAACACCCCGCCCCCTACCCCTGCTCCGACGACCGTCTACTTGGGCAACTTCGAAACCAATGACACCAGTGGATGGGCGACGCAGATGACGAGCACTTCGCCCGCCGGCGACCACACCTTCCTGGGTGAGTTCGGTAACGAGTCCGTCCTGTTCTCCTGGCCCACACAGCAGAGCCACGCAACTGTCACCGTCAGCTTCGATCTGTACGTGCTCAATGGTTGGCTTGGCAACAAGACCAACAACCCCAATCGATTCACGCTGACGGCGCAGGGCCGAGGGGTGCTGTTGGACACGACCTTCTCCAACAATCCCAACTACCTCCAGTCCCACCCAGGCGACTACCCGAGTTCAAACAAGGCAGGGACCGGCGCCCTGGAGCGCAACATGCTCTACTACCCGGGCGGTGACTCCATCTACCGGCTCAAGTACACGTTCCCGCACACCCAATCGAGCCTGACACTCATCTTCGAGGCAAAAAACCTGTCGGGCATCACGGGAGAGGCGTGGGGGCTCGACAACGTCGAGGTCCAGATTCAGTAGCTGCGCTCGGGTTGCGTTGAATCCACCAGCCCTCTGCCTCCAGTACTGGAGGCAGAGGGCTGCGCTTTGCCTTCCATCCAGCATCCAGCATCCAGCATCCAGCATCCAGCATCCAGCATCCAGCATCCAGCATCCAGCATCCAGCATGGAAAAAAGCGCAGGACTCCAGTCCGACAAGAATCAAAGTCAGATCCCCATTTTCCTGTACTTGCTCAAGAGCAAGGGCGAACAAAATGACGCATTGCAGCGCATCAAAAGGATTGAGTGCTTTATGGTGGATGAGCTTGTGTTTGATTATAGGCTGCGCCGAACCCGAACGCTCCCTGTCGAGCGTAGTATCCTCGGACTTCAATGGAGCGCTGAATGCGTCCTCGCGGCCAGTATGGCGAGGCAGGATTGCTGCGGGAATGGAACACTCGCTCGTAGTAATGCCTAATGGGGGAGTGCGTTCTTGGGGCCGCAATCAAGAGGGCCAGTTAGGAAACGCCTCGTTCACCCAAAGCGCGCAACCGGTCATCGTACTTGCGGACGGAGCGAATGGCGGAAGTGCTCTAGGGCAGGTGGTTGCCGTAGCGAGTGGTGCGCGGCATTCACTCGCGCTTCAAGCGGACGGCACGGTATGGGCTTGGGGCGCCAACCCTTCGGGTCAAGTTGGCACGAGTTCCCCGGATAGCAGGAACAACAGGGCCATGCGAGTCGCGAGCTTAAGGCCGGCGAAAGCAATAACGGCGGGCGCTTTTCACTCCCTCGCGTTGCTGGATGACGGCACAGTATGGGCTTGGGGTGCGAATGCCGATGGCCAATTGGGAGATGGTACAAGCGACGCTCGCGCAGTGCCCACGCAGGTGCCTGGCCTGTATGGCATTACAGAGATCGCAGCCGGAGCGGCTCA from Melittangium boletus DSM 14713 includes the following:
- a CDS encoding VWD domain-containing protein — protein: MVGHTVGPFALDSKAGNDYDGLLLKFNDKGEQLWAKQFGTPGIDYMHGVTSDGGGNVYVTGSSNYDIDTKAALDSDDVFMMSFKENGDLVSTRQIGANTTGEFASVDVGLGIATDKGSGVYIAGYTEGAFSSTTNQNGRDFLLFKYEEGCSITTPTKCTLGYGWGDPHYVTFDGIAYDFQGYGEFILTEATTGDLTLQARQKPWNGSPHVSVFSAFATKLGGDRVGFYLGANPPVKVNGVPVSVSGELILTGGGRIRQQGTTYTLVWPTGDHLTLTPESNYVNAHLRLAPSRAGKMRGPLGNFNGNRSDEFALRNGTPLPPSLSFTQMYTGPSSYVNSWRIAQAESLFDYGPGESSAFFTNFDFPSTPPPLPTPTQQQQAQQICQGAGVTDPATLNGCITDVVSTGDTSFATGAASTQGSAQQGNTPPPTPAPTTVYLGNFETNDTSGWATQMTSTSPAGDHTFLGEFGNESVLFSWPTQQSHATVTVSFDLYVLNGWLGNKTNNPNRFTLTAQGRGVLLDTTFSNNPNYLQSHPGDYPSSNKAGTGALERNMLYYPGGDSIYRLKYTFPHTQSSLTLIFEAKNLSGITGEAWGLDNVEVQIQ